In a genomic window of Colius striatus isolate bColStr4 chromosome 2, bColStr4.1.hap1, whole genome shotgun sequence:
- the CNPY3 gene encoding protein canopy homolog 3 isoform X1, with protein sequence MAAAAAALLVAVAALAGGDDSDWVRLPSKCEVCKYVAVELKSAFEETGKTKEVIDTKYGFLDGKGSAVKYTQSDIRLIEVTENICKRLLDYNLHKERSGSNRFAKGMSETFETLHNLVHKGVKVVMDIPYELWNETSAEVADLKKQCDVLVEEYEDVIEDWYRHHQSEDLSQFLCADHVLKGKDTSCLAEKWTGKKGDLASVGEKQSKKKSRKKKKGQKDESEGAASLPEAGEALEESGVQEEAPLTRSPSDEL encoded by the exons atggcggcggcggcggccgcgctgcTGGTGGCGGTGGCGGCGCTGGCGGGAGGCGACGACTCGGACTGGGTACGGCTGCCCAGCAAGTGCGAGG TGTGCAAGTACGTGGCCGTGGAGCTGAAATCCGCTTTCGAGGAGACTGGCaagaccaaggaggtgattgacACCAAGTATGGCTTTCTGGATGGGAAGGGCTCTGCCGTCAAGTACACGCAGTC GGACATCCGGTTAATTGAGGTGACAGAGAACATCTGCAAGCGGCTGTTGGATTACAACCTGCACAAGGAAAGGAGCGGCAGCAACAGATTCGCAAAG GGCATGTCAGAGACTTTCGAGACCCTGCACAACCTGGTGCATAAGGGCGTCAAGGTGGTGATGGACATTCCCTACGAGCTGTGGAACGAGACCTCCGCTGAGGTGGCCGACCTCAAAAAGCAG TGCGACGTGCTGGTGGAGGAGTATGAAGATGTGATTGAGGACTGGTACAGGCACCACCAGAGCGAGGATCTCTCCCAGTTTCTCTGTGCCGACCACGTGCTCAAAGGGAAGGACACGA GCTGCCTGGCAGAGAAGTGGACTGGCAAAAAGGGCGACCTGGCAAGTGTCGGGGAGAAGCAGAGCaagaaaaagagcaggaagaagaaaaaggggcagaaggatgagagtgagggagctgCCAGCCTCCCGGAAGCAGGGGAGGCCCTGGAAGAGAGTGGGGTCCAGGAGGAGGCTCCGCTCACCCGCAGCCCATCCGACGAGCTGTAG
- the CNPY3 gene encoding protein canopy homolog 3 isoform X2 gives MAAMEVLLAAALLPLLPPVRAAGPLPTLAPPLSMVVGGKQRQLVVCVVSELAPASGHTVWISSGNGSILQSFTYGVSQEDGGTVCTVSLLPDNPPDEGDLACHVGPNKTSPAHSSSPVHIMGSGEVAELCPRSMAVCKYVAVELKSAFEETGKTKEVIDTKYGFLDGKGSAVKYTQSDIRLIEVTENICKRLLDYNLHKERSGSNRFAKGMSETFETLHNLVHKGVKVVMDIPYELWNETSAEVADLKKQCDVLVEEYEDVIEDWYRHHQSEDLSQFLCADHVLKGKDTSCLAEKWTGKKGDLASVGEKQSKKKSRKKKKGQKDESEGAASLPEAGEALEESGVQEEAPLTRSPSDEL, from the exons ATGGCTGCCATGGAGGTGCTGCTGGCGGCCGCTCTGCTCCCGCTCCTGCCCC CTGTCAGGGCTGCCGGCCCCCTGCCCACGCTGGCCCCACCGCTGAGCATGGTGGTGGGCGGGAAGCAGCGGCAGCTGGTGGTGTGTGTGGTGAGCGAGTTGGCCCCAGCCTCTGGCCACACCGTCTGGATCTCCAGCGGGAACGGTAGCATCCTCCAGTCCTTCACCTACGGGGTGTCCCAGGAGGATGGTGGCACTGTCTGCACCGTCTCCCTCCTCCCTGACAACCCTCCAGATGAGGGAGATCTCGCCTGCCACGTGGGGCCCAACAAGACCTCACCAgcccacagctccagccccgTCCACATCATGG GCAGCGGGGAGGTGGCAGAGCTGTGTCCCAGGAGCATGGCTG TGTGCAAGTACGTGGCCGTGGAGCTGAAATCCGCTTTCGAGGAGACTGGCaagaccaaggaggtgattgacACCAAGTATGGCTTTCTGGATGGGAAGGGCTCTGCCGTCAAGTACACGCAGTC GGACATCCGGTTAATTGAGGTGACAGAGAACATCTGCAAGCGGCTGTTGGATTACAACCTGCACAAGGAAAGGAGCGGCAGCAACAGATTCGCAAAG GGCATGTCAGAGACTTTCGAGACCCTGCACAACCTGGTGCATAAGGGCGTCAAGGTGGTGATGGACATTCCCTACGAGCTGTGGAACGAGACCTCCGCTGAGGTGGCCGACCTCAAAAAGCAG TGCGACGTGCTGGTGGAGGAGTATGAAGATGTGATTGAGGACTGGTACAGGCACCACCAGAGCGAGGATCTCTCCCAGTTTCTCTGTGCCGACCACGTGCTCAAAGGGAAGGACACGA GCTGCCTGGCAGAGAAGTGGACTGGCAAAAAGGGCGACCTGGCAAGTGTCGGGGAGAAGCAGAGCaagaaaaagagcaggaagaagaaaaaggggcagaaggatgagagtgagggagctgCCAGCCTCCCGGAAGCAGGGGAGGCCCTGGAAGAGAGTGGGGTCCAGGAGGAGGCTCCGCTCACCCGCAGCCCATCCGACGAGCTGTAG